The following are encoded together in the Bacillus sp. V2I10 genome:
- a CDS encoding sugar ABC transporter permease has product MNIAAGLLMMIKQKLALMRKDWVLYLMIFPALLYFAVFHIVPLIGMKLAFQDYRIIGDNVWVGMKHFNVLFDSPAFFSVLKNTIIISTMKIIFVFPIPIILSLLINEVRNMPYRKYVQSIVYLPHFLSWVVIAGIWISLLSPVDGGVNVIRNFFQLPSLDYMTSKDQIRWVLVFSEMWRSAGWDSIIYLAAIMKISPSLYEAARMDGASGLQQIRYITLPEMSNTIITVFILNLGFFMNAGFDQVFNFMNDSVISVVDILDTYVYRIGILNGQYAYATAASLFKGVIGVVLIFGTHFLAKRLTGKGVW; this is encoded by the coding sequence ATGAATATTGCAGCAGGTCTGCTGATGATGATTAAACAAAAATTAGCGCTCATGCGCAAAGACTGGGTATTATACCTCATGATTTTCCCTGCGCTCCTGTACTTTGCTGTCTTCCATATTGTGCCCTTGATCGGCATGAAGCTTGCGTTTCAGGATTACAGGATTATTGGTGACAATGTGTGGGTTGGCATGAAGCATTTTAATGTCCTGTTTGATTCGCCTGCGTTTTTCTCCGTGCTGAAAAATACGATCATCATCAGTACGATGAAAATCATTTTTGTCTTTCCAATTCCCATTATTCTTTCTCTTCTCATCAACGAAGTCAGAAACATGCCTTACCGGAAATATGTTCAGTCGATTGTTTATTTGCCACATTTCCTGTCGTGGGTTGTCATAGCAGGAATTTGGATCAGTCTGCTGAGCCCTGTTGACGGCGGAGTGAATGTAATCCGAAATTTCTTTCAGCTGCCTTCGCTTGACTACATGACAAGCAAGGATCAAATACGCTGGGTGCTCGTCTTTTCTGAAATGTGGAGAAGCGCCGGCTGGGACTCGATTATCTATTTAGCGGCGATTATGAAAATCAGTCCTTCCCTGTATGAAGCGGCACGCATGGACGGAGCATCTGGCCTGCAGCAAATAAGGTATATTACGCTGCCTGAAATGAGCAATACGATCATTACGGTCTTTATTCTGAATTTAGGTTTCTTTATGAATGCAGGCTTTGATCAGGTGTTTAACTTTATGAATGATTCCGTAATCAGCGTTGTCGATATTCTGGACACATATGTATACAGAATCGGAATTCTGAACGGTCAATATGCTTACGCTACAGCAGCAAGTCTCTTCAAAGGCGTAATTGGGGTCGTTCTTATTTTCGGCACTCATTTCCTTGCAAAACGGCTGACCGGGAAAGGAGTATGGTGA